Proteins encoded together in one Pogoniulus pusillus isolate bPogPus1 unplaced genomic scaffold, bPogPus1.pri scaffold_58_arrow_ctg1, whole genome shotgun sequence window:
- the ACVRL1 gene encoding serine/threonine-protein kinase receptor R3, with the protein MMQCGACARAVLALMSLSLGIAADELLCACDVPHCSEPSCTGKVCFTSKRKEEGAIVQHRGCLSQNILEHCHTSVTEQYGMRCCESSMCNAELEIFLQGEEALGKAPSLPNLLLMIFVPLLTLLILVVLTALFCWKVAQHRHKENDLGDMDLMLKASTVGDSTLEDLLSDDCTTGSGSGLPFLVQRTVARQITLVECVGKGRYGEVWRGVWHGESVAVKIFSSRDEQSWFRETEIYNTVLLRHDNILGFIASDMTSRNSSTQLWLITHYHENGSLYDYLQRTALDVESCLLLASSIICGLVHLHVEIFGTQGKPAIAHRDLKSRNILVKNNRQCCIADLGLAVMHSQGSDYLDIGNNPRVGTKRYMAPEVLSEQIRTDCFESYKQTDVWAFGLVLWELTRRTAVNGIVEEYRPPFFDAVPSDPSFEDMKKVVCIDQQTPSIPNRLFSDPVLSTLARIMKECWYQSPSARLTALRIKKTLKKLNNSLEKPKLQQ; encoded by the exons ATGAGCTGCTGTGCGCCTGCGACGTGCCACACTGCAGCGAGCCCAGCTGCACGGGCAAGGTGTGCTTCACCAgcaagaggaaggaggagggagccaTCGTCCAGCACAGGGGCTGCCTGTCCCAGAACATCCTGGAGCACTGCCACACGTCTGTGACAGAGCAGTACGGCATGAGGTGCTGCGAGTCCAGCATGTGCAACGCCGAGCTGGAGATCTTCCTGCAAG gagaagaggcccTGGGAAAGGCACCTTCCCTGCCCAACCTCCTCTTGATGATCTTCGTCCCCCTGCTCACCCTCCTCATCCTCGTGGtgctcacagcactcttctgctGGAAGGTTGCCCAGCACCGCCACAAGGAAAACGACCTGGGGGACATGGACCTCATGCTGAAGGCATCCACGGTGGGAGACAGCACTTTGGAG GACCTGCTGAGCGATGACTGCACCACAGGCAGCGGCTCAGGGCTGCCCTTCCTGGTCCAGCGCACTGTGGCTCGGCAAATCACCCTGGTGGAGTGCGTGG GCAAAGGGCGCTACGGCGAGGTGTGGCGTGGGGTGTGGCACGGCGAGAGCGTGGCCGTGAAGATCTTCTCCTCCCGGGACGAGCAGTCCTGGTTCCGTGAGACGGAGATCTACAACACAGTCCTGCTCCGGCACGACAACATCCTGG GCTTCATTGCCTCTGACATGACGTCGAGGAACTCCAGCACTCAGCTCTGGCTCATCACTCACTACCATGAGAATGGTTCCCTCTATGACTACCTGCAGAGGACAGCCCTGGACGTGGAGTCCTGTTTGCTGTTGGCCTCCTCCATCATCTGTGGCCTCGTCCATCTCCACGTGGAGATCTTTGGCACCCAGGGCAAGCCTGCCATTGCCCACCGCGACCTGAAGAGCAGGAACATCCTGGTCAAAAACAATCGCCAGTGCTGCATAGCAGACCTGG GGCTGGCCGTTATGCACTCCCAGGGCAGCGACTACTTGGACATTGGCAACAACCCTCGGGTGGGCACCAAGCGCTACATGGCCCCCGAGGTGCTGAGCGAGCAGATCCGCACCGACTGCTTCGAGTCCTACAAGCAGACTGACGTCTGGGCCTTCGGGCTGGTGCTCTGGGAGCTCACTCGCCGCACTGCCGTCAACG GCATCGTGGAGGAGTACCGACCACCCTTCTTCGACGCCGTGCCCAGCGACCCCAGCTTCGAAGACATGAAGAAGGTTGTGTGCATCGACCAGCAGACCCCCAGCATCCCCAACCGACTCTTCTCCGACCCG GTTTTGTCGACGCTCGCAAGGATCATGAAGGAGTGCTGGTACCAGAGCCCCTCCGCCCGCCTCACCGCCCTGCGGATCAAAAAGACACTGAAGAAGCTGAACAATTCCCTGGAGAAgcccaagctgcagcagtga